The following proteins are encoded in a genomic region of Magnolia sinica isolate HGM2019 chromosome 1, MsV1, whole genome shotgun sequence:
- the LOC131218528 gene encoding uncharacterized protein LOC131218528 isoform X2, whose amino-acid sequence MPPSTESCLPKRGPFIKNENPRIKSSAPASSKSSPRLFLLLFFLFSDTCTPRNHTHPAQVSRNTENLLEKTGGRLESAGVVRMEHPYSGGNWMVMPNVPNQISSPSITNQDHSQHHHHHHHHHPQQQHHHHQQQQQQQPQQHQNNLHQSLASHFHLLHLAESLAEATENGTRDQHSDALTVEGQKHKLEESEQLLNQRRDLIAKYKSCVEELAKSDHSK is encoded by the exons ATGCCACCGAGTACAGAATCGTGTCTACCGAAGCGTGGCCCATTTATTAAAAATGAAAACCCGCGTATAAAATCGTCTGCTCCGGCATCCTCCAAATCTTCTCCACGTCTCTTCCTTTTGCTCTTCTTTCTGTTCTCCGATACCTGCACTCCGCGTAATCATACTCACCCCGCGCAAGTTAGCAGAAACACGGAAAACCTGCTGGAAAAAACTGGGGGACGCTTAGAAAGCGCCGGTGTAGTGCGAATGGAGCACCCCTACTCAGGTGGGAACTGGATGGTGATGCCCAATGTCCCCAATCAGATCTCATCACCATCTATAACAAATCAAGACCAttcacaacatcatcatcatcaccatcaccatcacccaCAACAACAGCATCATCACcatcagcagcaacagcagcagcagccgcagcAGCATCAAAATAATCTCCACCAGTCTCTTGCTTCTCATTTCCATCTCctccat TTGGCAGAAAGTCTAGCTGAAGCAACAGAGAATGGAACCCGTGATCAACATTCCGATGCATTG ACAGTTGAGGGGCAAAAGCATAAGCTGGAAGAGAGCGAGCAACTGCTAAACCAAAGGAG GGATCTGATTGCCAAGTACAAAAGCTGTGTTGAAGAGCTGGCTAAGTCAGACCATAGCAAATAA
- the LOC131218528 gene encoding uncharacterized protein LOC131218528 isoform X1 — MPPSTESCLPKRGPFIKNENPRIKSSAPASSKSSPRLFLLLFFLFSDTCTPRNHTHPAQVSRNTENLLEKTGGRLESAGVVRMEHPYSGGNWMVMPNVPNQISSPSITNQDHSQHHHHHHHHHPQQQHHHHQQQQQQQPQQHQNNLHQSLASHFHLLHLAESLAEATENGTRDQHSDALVSELTSHFEQCWHILLNEIAGSISTKVMTVEGQKHKLEESEQLLNQRRDLIAKYKSCVEELAKSDHSK, encoded by the exons ATGCCACCGAGTACAGAATCGTGTCTACCGAAGCGTGGCCCATTTATTAAAAATGAAAACCCGCGTATAAAATCGTCTGCTCCGGCATCCTCCAAATCTTCTCCACGTCTCTTCCTTTTGCTCTTCTTTCTGTTCTCCGATACCTGCACTCCGCGTAATCATACTCACCCCGCGCAAGTTAGCAGAAACACGGAAAACCTGCTGGAAAAAACTGGGGGACGCTTAGAAAGCGCCGGTGTAGTGCGAATGGAGCACCCCTACTCAGGTGGGAACTGGATGGTGATGCCCAATGTCCCCAATCAGATCTCATCACCATCTATAACAAATCAAGACCAttcacaacatcatcatcatcaccatcaccatcacccaCAACAACAGCATCATCACcatcagcagcaacagcagcagcagccgcagcAGCATCAAAATAATCTCCACCAGTCTCTTGCTTCTCATTTCCATCTCctccat TTGGCAGAAAGTCTAGCTGAAGCAACAGAGAATGGAACCCGTGATCAACATTCCGATGCATTG GTTAGTGAATTGACCAGCCATTTTGAACAGTGCTGGCATATTCTGCTAAACGAGATAGCAGGATCCATTAGTACAAAGGTTATG ACAGTTGAGGGGCAAAAGCATAAGCTGGAAGAGAGCGAGCAACTGCTAAACCAAAGGAG GGATCTGATTGCCAAGTACAAAAGCTGTGTTGAAGAGCTGGCTAAGTCAGACCATAGCAAATAA
- the LOC131218514 gene encoding probable mitochondrial-processing peptidase subunit beta, mitochondrial isoform X1, with translation MALSSRITRKIKALSSYIGIRPLSISTHPQPSEEVTGERRFLLHSSPEPKLSDHSRTLRFPQTRISELYNDLRVVTQSSPTSAVQTASVGVWIEAGSRFETPQTNGTAHFLEHMIFKGTPRRSACALEEEIENMGARLNAYTSREQTAFYVNVLRDDVPIAVDILADVFQNSEFSENAIMHERGVILREMEEVQGKAEEVIFDHLHSAAFRNNPLGNTILGPRENIQKISEKDLFRYISTHYTGRRTVVSAAGAVKHKEFLNQVCWKFNRLDRRPTTVTYFVDKYPAIFTGSEVRVVNNDLPIAHLAIAFKGSGWADPNSIPVMVLQSLLGSWNKNVGVGNYSGSELAHRVSTDDLAESIMAFNTNYRDTGLFGIYSTAMPDCLPSLSLAIMQELRRMAHQISEAEVMRARNQLKSVLLLRIDGTSAVAENNGRQMLKHGRIVPFLELFARIDAVDAATIKETAKEFIINKDVAIAAMGPIHQLPDYNRFRSQTCMQ, from the exons ATGGCATTGTCATCTCGAATCACCAGAAAAATTAAAGCTCTCTCGTCCTACATTGGAATTAGACCCCTTTCTATCTCTACCCATCCACAGCCATCTGAAGAAGTAACAGGAGAACGTCGGTTCCTTCTCCACAGCTCCCCCGAACCCAAACTATCTGATCATTCTCGCACCCTTCGTTTCCCACAAACTCGCATATCCGAGCTCTACAATGACCTTCGTGTTGTCACCCAATCGTCCCCAACATCCGCTGTGCAAACAGCCTCTGTTGGTGTTTGGATTGAAGCTGGCAGCCGCTTTGAGACCCCACAGACCAATGGCACTGCCCACTTCCTTGAGCACATGATCTTCAAGGGCACTCCTCGCCGCTCTGCCTGTGCCCTTGAGGAGGAGATTGAGAACATGGGTGCGCGCCTCAATGCCTACACTTCTCGTGAACAAACTGCCTTCTATGTCAATGTCCTCCGTGACGATGTCCCCATTGCTGTTGACATCCTTGCTGACGTTTTTCAAAATTCAGAGTTCTCTGAAAATGCTATTATGCATGAACGTGGCGTCATCCTCCGAGAGATGGAAGAA GTGCAAGGGAAGGCCGAAGAAGTGATCTTCGATCACTTGCATTCAGCAGCCTTCCGAAATAATCCGCTGGGGAACACAATCTTAGGGCCACGAGAAAACATCCAGAAGATCTCAGAGAAGGATTTATTTCGATACATTTCCACACATTATACTGGACGTAGAACG gttGTATCTGCTGCTGGTGCGGTTAAACATAAAGAATTTCTTAATCAAGTTTGTTGGAAGTTTAACCGGCTTGATAGACGTCCAACTACTGTCACTTATTTCGTTGATAAATACCCAGCTATATTCACTGGTTCGGAG GTTCGAGTGGTGAACAATGACTTGCCTATTGCCCATCTTGCAATAGCTTTCAAGGGATCTGGATGGGCTGATCCGAACTCTATCCCTGTGATGGTGTTGCAAAGCCTGTTGGGGTCTTGGAACAAAAATGTTGGTGTAGGCAATTATTCAGG GTCAGAGCTTGCCCATAGAGTCAGCACGGATGACTTGGCTGAGAGTATAATGGCTTTCAATACAAACTATCGTGATACGGGATTATTTGGCATCTATTCCACTGCCATG CCTGATTGCTTGCCCAGTTTGTCACTGGCAATAATGCAAGAGTTAAGGAGGATGGCACATCAAATTTCAGAAGCAGAAGTGATGCGTGCTCGAAATCAG TTGAAGTCTGTGCTTCTGCTTCGTATTGATGGAACCAGTGCTGTTGCCGAAAACAATGGACGACAG ATGCTGAAACATGGGAGGATAGTCCCATTCTTAGAGTTGTTTGCACGTAtagatgctgttgatgcagctaCAATTAAGGAGACAGCAAAGGAGTTCATAATAAATAAG GATGTTGCAATTGCAGCAATGGGACCAATTCATCAGTTGCCTGATTACAATCGGTTTCGCTCTCAGACATGTATGCAATAG
- the LOC131218514 gene encoding probable mitochondrial-processing peptidase subunit beta, mitochondrial isoform X3 — protein sequence MPTLLVNKLPSMSMSSVTMSPLLLTSLLTFFKIQSSLKMLLCMNVASSSERWKKQVQGKAEEVIFDHLHSAAFRNNPLGNTILGPRENIQKISEKDLFRYISTHYTGRRTVVSAAGAVKHKEFLNQVCWKFNRLDRRPTTVTYFVDKYPAIFTGSEVRVVNNDLPIAHLAIAFKGSGWADPNSIPVMVLQSLLGSWNKNVGVGNYSGSELAHRVSTDDLAESIMAFNTNYRDTGLFGIYSTAMPDCLPSLSLAIMQELRRMAHQISEAEVMRARNQLKSVLLLRIDGTSAVAENNGRQMLKHGRIVPFLELFARIDAVDAATIKETAKEFIINKDVAIAAMGPIHQLPDYNRFRSQTCMQ from the exons ATGCCTACACTTCTCGTGAACAAACTGCCTTCTATGTCAATGTCCTCCGTGACGATGTCCCCATTGCTGTTGACATCCTTGCTGACGTTTTTCAAAATTCAGAGTTCTCTGAAAATGCTATTATGCATGAACGTGGCGTCATCCTCCGAGAGATGGAAGAA ACAGGTGCAAGGGAAGGCCGAAGAAGTGATCTTCGATCACTTGCATTCAGCAGCCTTCCGAAATAATCCGCTGGGGAACACAATCTTAGGGCCACGAGAAAACATCCAGAAGATCTCAGAGAAGGATTTATTTCGATACATTTCCACACATTATACTGGACGTAGAACG gttGTATCTGCTGCTGGTGCGGTTAAACATAAAGAATTTCTTAATCAAGTTTGTTGGAAGTTTAACCGGCTTGATAGACGTCCAACTACTGTCACTTATTTCGTTGATAAATACCCAGCTATATTCACTGGTTCGGAG GTTCGAGTGGTGAACAATGACTTGCCTATTGCCCATCTTGCAATAGCTTTCAAGGGATCTGGATGGGCTGATCCGAACTCTATCCCTGTGATGGTGTTGCAAAGCCTGTTGGGGTCTTGGAACAAAAATGTTGGTGTAGGCAATTATTCAGG GTCAGAGCTTGCCCATAGAGTCAGCACGGATGACTTGGCTGAGAGTATAATGGCTTTCAATACAAACTATCGTGATACGGGATTATTTGGCATCTATTCCACTGCCATG CCTGATTGCTTGCCCAGTTTGTCACTGGCAATAATGCAAGAGTTAAGGAGGATGGCACATCAAATTTCAGAAGCAGAAGTGATGCGTGCTCGAAATCAG TTGAAGTCTGTGCTTCTGCTTCGTATTGATGGAACCAGTGCTGTTGCCGAAAACAATGGACGACAG ATGCTGAAACATGGGAGGATAGTCCCATTCTTAGAGTTGTTTGCACGTAtagatgctgttgatgcagctaCAATTAAGGAGACAGCAAAGGAGTTCATAATAAATAAG GATGTTGCAATTGCAGCAATGGGACCAATTCATCAGTTGCCTGATTACAATCGGTTTCGCTCTCAGACATGTATGCAATAG
- the LOC131218514 gene encoding probable mitochondrial-processing peptidase subunit beta, mitochondrial isoform X2: MALSSRITRKIKALSSYIGIRPLSISTHPQPSEEVTGERRFLLHSSPEPKLSDHSRTLRFPQTRISELYNDLRVVTQSSPTSAVQTASVGVWIEAGSRFETPQTNGTAHFLEHMIFKGTPRRSACALEEEIENMGARLNAYTSREQTAFYVNVLRDDVPIAVDILADVFQNSEFSENAIMHERGVILREMEEVQGKAEEVIFDHLHSAAFRNNPLGNTILGPRENIQKISEKDLFRYISTHYTGRRTVRVVNNDLPIAHLAIAFKGSGWADPNSIPVMVLQSLLGSWNKNVGVGNYSGSELAHRVSTDDLAESIMAFNTNYRDTGLFGIYSTAMPDCLPSLSLAIMQELRRMAHQISEAEVMRARNQLKSVLLLRIDGTSAVAENNGRQMLKHGRIVPFLELFARIDAVDAATIKETAKEFIINKDVAIAAMGPIHQLPDYNRFRSQTCMQ; this comes from the exons ATGGCATTGTCATCTCGAATCACCAGAAAAATTAAAGCTCTCTCGTCCTACATTGGAATTAGACCCCTTTCTATCTCTACCCATCCACAGCCATCTGAAGAAGTAACAGGAGAACGTCGGTTCCTTCTCCACAGCTCCCCCGAACCCAAACTATCTGATCATTCTCGCACCCTTCGTTTCCCACAAACTCGCATATCCGAGCTCTACAATGACCTTCGTGTTGTCACCCAATCGTCCCCAACATCCGCTGTGCAAACAGCCTCTGTTGGTGTTTGGATTGAAGCTGGCAGCCGCTTTGAGACCCCACAGACCAATGGCACTGCCCACTTCCTTGAGCACATGATCTTCAAGGGCACTCCTCGCCGCTCTGCCTGTGCCCTTGAGGAGGAGATTGAGAACATGGGTGCGCGCCTCAATGCCTACACTTCTCGTGAACAAACTGCCTTCTATGTCAATGTCCTCCGTGACGATGTCCCCATTGCTGTTGACATCCTTGCTGACGTTTTTCAAAATTCAGAGTTCTCTGAAAATGCTATTATGCATGAACGTGGCGTCATCCTCCGAGAGATGGAAGAA GTGCAAGGGAAGGCCGAAGAAGTGATCTTCGATCACTTGCATTCAGCAGCCTTCCGAAATAATCCGCTGGGGAACACAATCTTAGGGCCACGAGAAAACATCCAGAAGATCTCAGAGAAGGATTTATTTCGATACATTTCCACACATTATACTGGACGTAGAACG GTTCGAGTGGTGAACAATGACTTGCCTATTGCCCATCTTGCAATAGCTTTCAAGGGATCTGGATGGGCTGATCCGAACTCTATCCCTGTGATGGTGTTGCAAAGCCTGTTGGGGTCTTGGAACAAAAATGTTGGTGTAGGCAATTATTCAGG GTCAGAGCTTGCCCATAGAGTCAGCACGGATGACTTGGCTGAGAGTATAATGGCTTTCAATACAAACTATCGTGATACGGGATTATTTGGCATCTATTCCACTGCCATG CCTGATTGCTTGCCCAGTTTGTCACTGGCAATAATGCAAGAGTTAAGGAGGATGGCACATCAAATTTCAGAAGCAGAAGTGATGCGTGCTCGAAATCAG TTGAAGTCTGTGCTTCTGCTTCGTATTGATGGAACCAGTGCTGTTGCCGAAAACAATGGACGACAG ATGCTGAAACATGGGAGGATAGTCCCATTCTTAGAGTTGTTTGCACGTAtagatgctgttgatgcagctaCAATTAAGGAGACAGCAAAGGAGTTCATAATAAATAAG GATGTTGCAATTGCAGCAATGGGACCAATTCATCAGTTGCCTGATTACAATCGGTTTCGCTCTCAGACATGTATGCAATAG